The DNA window CAGCGTAGCTGGCGGTTTGCTGATTCCAGTACGCTCCGAGGCCCCCCGAAGGGAGCAAGCCTCCCGCGACCAAGGAGAGGCGGTCGATTTTGTCACCATTGCCGTCGAGCGTATGAAGTCCGAACAGCCGGGATAGCGTGGTGCTCGCAAAGGCCTGTGCGCGCACCACCAGTTCCACGGTGAGCGCTTGCTTGCCGTTCAGCCGGCTGAAGACCTTGCCACTGCCGATCGCTGCCGAGGCACGCGCATCACTGCCAGGCGCCAGGCTCCACGCCAGCCCACCATGCGGAGCGACGCCTTCGCGCTGCGGATCCGCATCGGCTCCCCAACTCACCGCTTCAACGCTCAGGTTCAGGGCTGGTGTCTCCGCATCTTTCACCTCAGTCGGCACCGAGCCGACCGCGCCATCCGACGCATCGATGAAGTACCGCACCACCACGCCTCCATCCTCCAGCCCGTCTCCGCACGTGACGCCACCATTCCCACCTTGACCCCCTCCGCCCGGCCCTCCTCCGGGCCCCATACTCCACGACGTCGTTCCCCCGGCCCCCTGGCCTGACGTCGAAGAGGACGCCTCCTCTACCTCCAAGTCGGCAAGTCCCGTGAGCTGAGCACAGGCCAGCAAGCCCACGGAGACGACACCAGCAGCGAGCATCAAGACATGTCTGATGAACATCTATGACTCCCATACGGATGCTTCGAGCCGCAGAGGTTCAGCCCGCGGCGTCACGAAGCCACGTCAACTTCGTCCAGCAGGAACGAAGAAGACTTTACCTTCCAGTCGAGAGCGCACCGGGGATGAGTCGAGAGGCGCAGGTCGACCCATCAAACCGTGGGACGTTCAAAAGGGTGCGTCGTCACTGGCGAGCAGGGCGCAGGCGTGGGCGGCGATGCGCGGCTCGTCCAGGGCCTCATCGTATACCGCCGCGTAGTACAGCACGCCCTGGAAGGAAGCGCCCAGCGCAGCCGAGTTGCCGAGAATCAGCTCGTCGCTCGCCTGAAGGCTGAGCGGCTCGTTCGCGGATGGCGGCGTAACGCCTGCCACACCGACTTCGCCAGGCACCTGGCTGCCGTTCACATACAGCCTCACCCGCTCCAACGCTGGCGCATTCGTGTCCATCACCAGATGCACCACCTGGCGGACGGATAGGTCCACCGTCCACTGGCCTGCCAGGTCACCAGCGTAGCTGGCGGCTTGCTGATTCCAGTACGCGCCGAGGCGCCCCGACGGGAGGAAGCCTCCCGCAACCAAGGAGAGACGATCGATCTTCTCGTCATTGGCGTCGCGCGCATGCAGCCCGAATAGCCGGGATGTCACGGTATTCGAAATGCCCTGTGAGCGCACCACCAGCTCCACCGTATGCGCTTGCTTGCCGTTCAGT is part of the Chondromyces crocatus genome and encodes:
- a CDS encoding LamG-like jellyroll fold domain-containing protein, with translation MVVRYFIDASDGAVGSVPTEVKDAETPALNLSVEAVSWGADADPQREGVAPHGGLAWSLAPGSDARASAAIGSGKVFSRLNGKQALTVELVVRAQAFASTTLSRLFGLHTLDGNGDKIDRLSLVAGGLLPSGGLGAYWNQQTASYAGDLAGQWTVDLSTRQVVHLVVETSAPQLERVRLYVNGSHVPGEAGVAGLTPPSANEQLSLQANDELVLGNAASGGSSFQGVLYYAAVYDEALDEPRIAAHACALLASDDAPP
- a CDS encoding LamG-like jellyroll fold domain-containing protein, coding for MVVRYFINASDGAVGSVPQKVPDTVTPALDLDVEVTNLGADMDPQREGEFPHGGLAWSQMPGNDGRAWAAIGSGKLLGRLNGKQAHTVELVVRSQGISNTVTSRLFGLHARDANDEKIDRLSLVAGGFLPSGRLGAYWNQQAASYAGDLAGQWTVDLSVRQVVHLVMDTNAPALERVRLYVNGSQVPGEVGVAGVTPPSANEPLSLQASDELILGNSAALGASFQGVLYYAAVYDEALDEPRIAAHACALLASDDAPF